A DNA window from Brassica napus cultivar Da-Ae chromosome A4, Da-Ae, whole genome shotgun sequence contains the following coding sequences:
- the LOC106449219 gene encoding uncharacterized protein LOC106449219, producing the protein MAMEEKDKKIKKNKKKKDTKSSPDISFKPSSAVKGLKFGGQIIVKSFTIRRARTLELLKLLSLPSSTSPSPPLLSTAAYLPTNFTILAHQAWHTLTLGLGTRKSKVVVFVFETEAMKTAVTAAEGGLWPSEIPLGDVNKKMIRKLKNWEMARFKFRKGCLTFYVYAVRNAGKEGFAAAEDLKVILQAVVALKDFMDHTAMLVMPHQKAINYASCPPFAMAH; encoded by the coding sequence ATGGCCATGgaagagaaagacaagaaaatcaagaagaacaagaagaagaaagataccAAATCCTCGCCGGACATCTCCTTCAAACCTTCCTCCGCCGTCAAAGGCCTCAAATTCGGCGGCCAGATAATCGTCAAATCATTCACAATCCGGCGAGCAAGAACACTCGAGCTCCTAAAACTCCTCTCCCTCCCATCTTCAACATCACCATCTCCGCCGCTTCTTTCCACGGCGGCGTATCTTCCGACGAACTTCACGATCTTAGCTCACCAAGCATGGCACACACTAACCCTCGGGCTAGGAACGAGGAAGTCCAAAGTGGTTGTCTTCGTCTTCGAAACGGAGGCGATGAAGACGGCGGTTACGGCGGCGGAGGGAGGACTATGGCCGTCGGAGATTCCGCTCGGTGACGTGAACAAGAAGATGATCAGAAAGTTAAAGAACTGGGAGATGGCGAGGTTTAAGTTCAGGAAAGGATGCCTAACGTTTTACGTATACGCGGTGAGAAACGCCGGAAAGGAAGGGTTTGCGGCGGCGGAGGACTTAAAGGTAATTTTACAGGCGGTGGTGGCTTTGAAAGACTTCATGGATCATACGGCGATGCTAGTAATGCCCCACCAGAAAGCTATTAATTACGCCTCTTGCCCTCCTTTTGCCATGGCTCACTAG